The following are encoded in a window of Spirochaetota bacterium genomic DNA:
- a CDS encoding SRPBCC domain-containing protein, which produces MPEKLKVSAVLPASPKEVFEAWLDSKAHGSFTGGKAKIAPKVGGAFTAWDDYISGTTLSLEKHKRIVQSWRTAEFPDGSPDSELEVLLAPVKGGTKITLVHTEI; this is translated from the coding sequence ATGCCGGAAAAACTGAAAGTATCGGCTGTTCTTCCCGCCTCTCCGAAAGAAGTGTTCGAGGCATGGCTTGACAGCAAGGCGCACGGCAGCTTCACCGGCGGCAAAGCGAAGATAGCCCCAAAGGTCGGCGGGGCGTTCACCGCTTGGGATGACTATATTTCGGGAACGACGCTCTCGCTTGAAAAGCACAAGCGTATCGTACAGTCATGGCGCACCGCGGAATTCCCGGACGGCAGCCCCGATTCAGAATTGGAAGTGCTCCTTGCGCCGGTGAAAGGCGGAACGAAGATCACACTGGTGCATACCGAAATCC